The genomic DNA GAAGGCTGGCCCAAATCCCACGTGCTCTCCTTCAAGAGCGGCAAGTTCCAGTTCCTGGTCAAGGATTACGGCAAGTTCCTCGGCGTGCTGCGGATGCCGCCCACCTACACCCCGATCATGGTTTCCCAGGACCAGGGCGTCAGGCACCTGTTCTCCACCAAGATATACGAGGCCTATCTCAAGGGCGGTTCCATCGAGCTTGGTCAGAGCATCCCTTCGCCCGAGTTCGGCTCCATCTACAGCATGGTCTACCTGCCCGACGAGTTCGGCTTCAAATACGTGGTCCTCGACGACTTCCACCGGCTCAAGGTGTACGGCCAGACCATGGAACGCCTCTCGTCCACGGACGACGACACCTACAACAGTTCCGGCATCGGCATCGAGACCAGCGACAGGCCGCTCGGCATGGGCCCCGGCGCGGTGGATTCCAAGACCACCACCTTCAACGTCCCGTTCCGGATGCTCGCCACCTCCCTGACCCAGAAGGGCAAGTACGAGCTGCTGGTCAACAAGGACCTCTCCATCGCCGCCCAGGTGTTCGAGCGCTTCAACTACTATACCCAGGGCGAGGTTCACGCCCTGACCTGGGACGGCGTGGGCATGGCCCTCTCCTGGAAGACCCGGCGCATCAAGGGCCAGGTCTCGGACATCGCCGTGGCTGACCTGAACAACGACGGCAAGATGGAACTGTGCGTACTGCTCAACACCTTCCCCGGAGGCATGGGCTTCACCAACCGCCAGACCGTGGTATTGGCGTACGACCTCAATATATAGCCATGCGGACGCGCCCTGGCGCGTCCGGGAATCAAGCACCTTCAAGGAGAGAGTGATGCGAAGACCGATCATCCTGCTGGCCGCCGCCATGACCCTCGTCTGTCTGCTGGCCGCCACCGCCATGGCGGCGACCACGCTGACCTACGCCAACTTCCCGCCCGCCACCACCTTCCCGTGCATCCAGATGGAGCATTGGAAGGAAGAGGTGGAGAAACGCACCGGCGGAGCCCTGGCCATCCAGACCTTCCCCGGCTCCACCCTGCTCGGCGCCAAGAACATGCTGCGCGGCGTGCAGACCGGACAGGCCGACATCGGCTGCATCAGCCTCCCCTACTATCCCGGCGTGTTCCCGGCCATGTCGGTCCTGAACCTGCCGGTGGCTTTCACCTCCACCAAGGTGGCCAGCCTGACCATGTGGGACGTCTACCAGAAGCACCGGCCCGCCGAACTCGGCGATGTCAAGGTGCTGACCCTGTTCACCTCGGCCCCCTCCAACATCATGAGCAAGGAACCTGTCAGACAGCTCTCCGACCTCAAGGGCATGGAGCTGCGCGCCTCGGGCTCCATCCTGAACATCCTGGCCGGGCTGGGCGCACAAGGCGTGGGCATGCCCATGTCCCAGACCCCGGAGGCCCTGCAAAAGGGCGTGGTCAAGGGGCTGGTCTCCTCGTTCGACGTGCTCAAGGACTTCAACTTCGCGGAGCTCTGCCGCTTTGAGACCATCACCAACATGCCAGTCTATCCCTTTGCGGTGATCATGAACAAGGCCTGCTGGGACGCGCTGCCCGACGACGTGAAAAAGACCCTCGACGACCTGGGCCGCGAGCAGGCGCAGTGGACCGGAGAATACCTGGACAAGCACATCAACGACTCCCTGGCGTGGTCCAAGGAGCAGTATCAGGTGGAGGTCTTCACCCTGACCGAGGCCGAGCACGAGGAGATCAGGGTCAAAAGCGCCGGGCTTGTGGACGAGTGGAAGGGTGAGGCCGCCAAGGCGGGCCTCGACGCCGACACCATCCTGAACGACATGCTCGCCTTCAAGGCCAAATACGAAGCCGAGTTCGGCAAGTAATCCCCGCGTCCCCTCCGGCCCCTGGCCGGAGGGGACGCCCTGATGC from Pseudodesulfovibrio aespoeensis Aspo-2 includes the following:
- a CDS encoding TRAP transporter substrate-binding protein — protein: MRRPIILLAAAMTLVCLLAATAMAATTLTYANFPPATTFPCIQMEHWKEEVEKRTGGALAIQTFPGSTLLGAKNMLRGVQTGQADIGCISLPYYPGVFPAMSVLNLPVAFTSTKVASLTMWDVYQKHRPAELGDVKVLTLFTSAPSNIMSKEPVRQLSDLKGMELRASGSILNILAGLGAQGVGMPMSQTPEALQKGVVKGLVSSFDVLKDFNFAELCRFETITNMPVYPFAVIMNKACWDALPDDVKKTLDDLGREQAQWTGEYLDKHINDSLAWSKEQYQVEVFTLTEAEHEEIRVKSAGLVDEWKGEAAKAGLDADTILNDMLAFKAKYEAEFGK